A region of Streptomyces paludis DNA encodes the following proteins:
- the fxlM gene encoding methyltransferase, FxLD system has product MTDATVDSDAATALRDKAVDELRAAGTIVSPRIEAVMRTVPRHLFTPGATLDEAYQVYSAFVTKVDRHGVQLSSVSAPQIQAMMLEQARVQRGDHVLEIGSGGLNAAYLAELVGPDGAVTTVDIDPEVTARAARLLAGNGYGHVRVVTADAAEPIPGVGKVDAVLVTAGAWDIPPAWTQQLKPGGRLVVPLRVRGLTRALGFTLVDGHLESESSKVCGFVPMQGASAHQEELLLVTGTPEIGLRFDDGLPENPGLLDNAVRTPRVELWTGITLGISELLDTLQMHLAIALPGFCIMAVDPDLDTGIVAPANRSFALAAVEGGSFAYLTTRRTEDDKHVEFAVHALGSDAGSLAGKVAGHLRDWNREHRGGPGPVVRVYPAGTPDDLIAGGRVVGGRVIDKVHSRISLSWPPA; this is encoded by the coding sequence GTGACCGATGCGACCGTCGACTCAGACGCCGCCACCGCCCTGCGCGACAAGGCTGTTGACGAACTGCGCGCGGCCGGCACGATCGTCTCGCCCCGGATCGAAGCCGTGATGCGTACGGTCCCGCGCCACCTGTTCACTCCGGGGGCCACTCTGGACGAGGCCTACCAGGTCTACTCGGCCTTCGTCACGAAGGTGGACAGGCACGGCGTACAGCTCAGTTCGGTATCCGCGCCGCAGATCCAGGCGATGATGCTGGAGCAGGCCAGGGTCCAGCGCGGAGACCATGTGCTGGAGATCGGCTCCGGCGGGCTCAATGCCGCCTATCTGGCGGAACTCGTGGGACCGGACGGCGCTGTGACCACGGTCGACATCGACCCGGAAGTCACCGCCCGGGCTGCACGCCTCCTGGCCGGCAACGGCTACGGCCACGTGCGTGTGGTCACCGCGGACGCCGCGGAGCCGATTCCCGGGGTGGGAAAGGTCGATGCCGTCCTGGTGACCGCCGGGGCCTGGGACATCCCGCCGGCCTGGACCCAGCAGCTCAAACCGGGCGGGCGCCTCGTGGTGCCACTGCGGGTACGCGGCCTGACCCGGGCCCTCGGTTTCACGCTGGTTGACGGCCACTTGGAGAGTGAGTCCTCGAAGGTGTGCGGCTTCGTGCCCATGCAGGGCGCTTCCGCTCATCAAGAGGAACTGCTGCTCGTCACCGGCACCCCGGAGATTGGCCTCCGGTTCGACGACGGACTGCCCGAAAACCCTGGCCTCCTGGACAACGCGGTCCGTACGCCCAGGGTCGAGCTCTGGACGGGCATCACGCTCGGTATCAGCGAGCTCCTGGACACGCTCCAGATGCACCTGGCGATCGCACTGCCCGGGTTCTGCATCATGGCCGTCGACCCCGACCTGGACACCGGCATCGTTGCCCCGGCCAACAGAAGTTTCGCCCTCGCTGCCGTGGAGGGCGGCAGCTTCGCGTACCTCACCACCCGCCGCACCGAGGATGACAAGCACGTCGAGTTCGCTGTGCATGCCCTTGGTTCCGATGCCGGATCCCTTGCCGGCAAGGTCGCCGGACACCTGCGCGACTGGAACCGCGAGCACCGCGGCGGCCCCGGCCCCGTCGTCCGGGTCTATCCGGCAGGCACTCCCGACGACCTGATTGCGGGTGGCCGGGTCGTCGGTGGCCGGGTCATCGACAAGGTCCACAGCCGGATCTCGCTCTCCTGGCCCCCGGCATAG
- a CDS encoding lantibiotic dehydratase: protein MASRAVVNYRWQGAAMLRATTRPGPADLPRTLDLDDPAATRSWLGRVWQHEDTRDAVRTASPVLYRAAGDVVRGVRTQPQQIRRAALSVASYLLRWQHRPTPFGRFAGTAPVSVGATVRVRWDDTHREVVRADADWIADIVQRLQDSPDLLERLPVVANNTAQVRGDRLVAPGAPADGRDRLMAPVEVSVPYRRTVQAAMRAARIPTPYGELRAELTAMFPAGAGGRIDALLADLLAQDLLITSLRAPSTTLDALGHVCGELEKADAHTLPDVADLVRVLYAIRDDLNGRAPALPTGTLSAVIDRMTKESSAAPVPLLIDTALDCDVQIPAHVVAEAEAAVSALYRLSPQPYGYQQWRDYHRRFRARYGVGSAVPVLELVADSGLGWPAEYVGSERGRAAKQVTDRDDAVLALVQQALMENRGELVLTDAVVAGLADAAGSERPTLVPRAEVAFEIRASSSADLARGAFQLMLTGVPRPGSSMLGRFAHLLPPAHQDVLAGTYLSSRPDAVTAQLSFGPRRRRNENVTRTARLLPDVIALGEHRAADEHVIGPADIAVTADARRFHLVQLSTGRPIDVRVLHALEAGIQTPPLARLLTELGNARCAIYKPFDFGTARRLPYLPRVRYRRTILTPARWLLRAEDLPGRVASVVAWDEALTAWRTRLRVPDRIALVEFDQRLALDLTHPVHRRLLRSRLNDVRRLELREVADPDLYGWIGRAHEILLPLTHTQPDAVTLPTPRRAIATAEEDIQLPGAGTVLRAHLHAHPDRYSEILDRHLPTFLGALGDAPLWWFVRHREMARPEAGQHLALFLRIDSGTYGTVAEQVNAWAAGLRRSRLVSRLTLETYVPQTGRYGRAAALEAAHRVFAADSAAALAQIRLVETGAVAPQALAAASVVGLTAALAGSADQGGKWLIENVPRGGGHLDRELCDQARGLAAPGGWSLLASLPAGGTVSQAWQARDVAVRSYREALAGQQGEPLTVVRSLLHQHHVRALGVGPRAEAVTLRLARAAALCRFPAKKEVRT from the coding sequence GTGGCCTCCAGAGCAGTCGTCAACTACCGGTGGCAGGGTGCGGCGATGCTGCGCGCCACGACGCGCCCCGGACCGGCCGACCTACCGCGCACGCTCGATCTCGATGATCCGGCCGCCACCCGGTCGTGGCTGGGCAGGGTGTGGCAGCACGAGGACACCCGCGACGCTGTGCGCACTGCCAGCCCCGTCCTGTACCGGGCTGCGGGCGATGTCGTACGCGGGGTGCGGACCCAGCCGCAGCAGATCCGGCGCGCGGCGCTGTCCGTCGCCTCCTACCTGTTGCGCTGGCAGCACCGGCCCACCCCCTTCGGCCGCTTCGCGGGCACAGCCCCGGTATCGGTCGGAGCGACAGTCCGTGTGCGGTGGGATGACACACACCGGGAGGTGGTCCGCGCCGACGCCGACTGGATCGCTGACATCGTCCAGCGCTTGCAAGACAGCCCGGACCTGCTGGAACGCCTGCCCGTGGTGGCCAACAACACCGCACAGGTACGCGGCGACCGCCTCGTCGCTCCGGGCGCTCCGGCAGACGGCCGCGACCGTCTGATGGCGCCGGTCGAGGTGTCCGTGCCGTACCGCCGGACCGTACAGGCCGCGATGCGAGCGGCCCGGATCCCCACTCCGTACGGAGAGCTGCGTGCCGAGCTCACCGCCATGTTCCCGGCCGGTGCCGGAGGGAGGATCGACGCGCTTCTGGCCGATCTCCTCGCGCAGGACCTGCTCATCACCAGCCTGCGGGCGCCGTCAACCACCCTGGACGCCCTCGGCCACGTATGCGGCGAGCTGGAGAAGGCGGATGCCCACACCCTGCCGGACGTGGCAGACCTGGTGCGCGTCCTGTACGCGATCCGCGACGACCTCAACGGCCGCGCCCCAGCGCTGCCGACCGGCACCTTGAGTGCGGTCATCGACCGGATGACGAAGGAGTCCTCCGCCGCCCCGGTACCTCTCCTCATCGACACCGCGCTGGACTGCGACGTGCAAATCCCGGCGCACGTCGTCGCGGAAGCCGAGGCCGCCGTATCGGCGCTGTACCGGCTCTCCCCTCAGCCGTACGGTTATCAGCAGTGGCGCGACTACCACCGGCGCTTCCGGGCCCGGTACGGCGTCGGCTCTGCTGTGCCGGTGCTGGAACTGGTGGCCGACAGCGGGCTCGGGTGGCCGGCCGAGTACGTCGGATCGGAGCGCGGCAGAGCCGCGAAGCAGGTGACCGACCGCGATGACGCGGTGCTCGCCCTGGTGCAGCAGGCGCTTATGGAGAACCGTGGTGAGCTGGTCCTGACCGACGCGGTGGTTGCCGGCCTCGCCGACGCCGCGGGCAGTGAGAGGCCGACGCTCGTTCCCCGCGCGGAGGTCGCCTTCGAGATCCGTGCGTCCTCGTCCGCCGATCTGGCGCGCGGCGCGTTCCAGCTCATGCTCACCGGCGTTCCCCGACCCGGCAGCAGCATGCTGGGACGGTTCGCCCACCTCCTGCCGCCCGCGCACCAGGACGTTCTGGCCGGCACCTACCTCTCCTCCCGGCCTGACGCGGTCACCGCGCAGCTCTCCTTCGGCCCCCGACGCCGGCGCAACGAGAACGTCACTCGCACCGCGCGACTGCTCCCCGACGTCATCGCGTTGGGCGAGCACCGTGCCGCGGACGAGCACGTGATCGGGCCGGCGGACATCGCGGTCACAGCGGACGCCCGCCGCTTCCATCTCGTCCAGCTCTCCACCGGCCGGCCGATCGACGTACGGGTGCTGCACGCGCTCGAAGCCGGGATCCAGACACCACCACTGGCCCGGCTGCTGACGGAGCTCGGCAACGCCCGGTGTGCGATCTACAAGCCGTTCGATTTCGGCACGGCAAGACGGCTCCCGTACCTGCCCCGCGTGCGCTATCGCCGGACCATCCTGACCCCGGCCCGCTGGCTGCTGAGGGCCGAGGACCTTCCCGGACGAGTGGCGTCGGTCGTGGCCTGGGACGAAGCGTTGACCGCCTGGCGGACGCGCCTGCGCGTCCCGGACCGGATCGCCCTGGTCGAGTTCGATCAACGACTCGCCCTCGACCTGACCCATCCCGTACACCGGCGGCTGTTGCGCTCCCGCCTCAACGACGTCCGCCGTCTGGAACTGCGCGAAGTGGCCGATCCCGACCTGTACGGCTGGATCGGACGCGCTCACGAAATTCTGCTCCCCCTCACTCATACCCAACCCGACGCCGTCACGCTGCCCACACCCCGGCGGGCCATCGCGACGGCCGAGGAGGATATCCAACTGCCCGGCGCCGGAACGGTGCTGCGTGCGCATCTGCACGCACACCCCGATCGCTACAGCGAGATCCTGGACCGTCACCTGCCCACCTTCCTCGGAGCTCTCGGCGACGCCCCGCTGTGGTGGTTCGTCCGGCATCGCGAGATGGCCCGGCCCGAGGCCGGACAGCACCTCGCGCTGTTCCTGCGCATCGACAGCGGCACGTACGGGACAGTCGCCGAGCAGGTCAACGCCTGGGCCGCAGGGCTGCGCCGGAGCCGGCTGGTCTCCCGCCTCACGCTGGAGACGTACGTACCGCAGACGGGCCGGTACGGACGTGCGGCTGCCCTGGAAGCCGCTCACCGCGTCTTCGCCGCCGACTCCGCCGCGGCCCTTGCGCAGATCCGGCTCGTGGAGACGGGTGCCGTCGCTCCGCAGGCCCTCGCGGCCGCGAGTGTCGTCGGTCTGACAGCGGCCCTGGCCGGCTCGGCGGACCAGGGCGGGAAGTGGCTCATCGAGAACGTGCCCCGAGGCGGTGGGCACCTGGACCGTGAGCTGTGCGACCAGGCTCGCGGGCTCGCGGCCCCCGGGGGATGGTCGCTACTGGCCTCGCTCCCCGCTGGGGGAACCGTCTCGCAAGCCTGGCAAGCACGCGATGTCGCTGTGCGTTCCTACCGGGAGGCCCTGGCCGGACAGCAGGGTGAACCGCTCACGGTCGTACGGTCGCTGCTCCATCAGCACCACGTACGGGCTCTCGGTGTCGGTCCGCGTGCCGAGGCCGTGACCCTCCGCCTCGCACGTGCCGCGGCCCTGTGCCGTTTTCCGGCCAAGAAGGAGGTACGGACATGA
- a CDS encoding lanthionine synthetase C family protein, producing the protein MTVTHASCLIDEFAEHLARPADKQPSDQSLADGAAGIALLHVERARTLPVPWHTAHRWIRQAASGGVSGADHTGLYFGAPALAFLLYSAPAAFHAVYHPAWTTLHTHVTALANRRVDAASARMLRGELPGFAEYDIFYGLTGIGAYFLRSDPGAGALERILSYLVSLTHPSAGKGHRMPGWWVGHDPHRTYSSRFPGGHGNFGAAHGMTGPLMLLAQSLRRGISVDGQTEAILSLCAHLDRWRQEGAAGPWWPEHLTVSDVTTGRIHAPGPARPSWCYGTPGIARAGQLAGIALGDRGLRHFYEDALYRCLSDPVQLARVTDTSLCHGWAGIYQTAFRASCDAPGSQLSHLLGPLGEALTANARAGSPQGRGLLEGDAGCALALTTLAAGHSPTTGWDACLLID; encoded by the coding sequence ATGACGGTCACTCACGCGTCCTGCCTGATCGATGAGTTCGCCGAGCACTTGGCCCGGCCCGCCGACAAGCAGCCGAGCGACCAGTCCTTGGCCGACGGGGCGGCCGGCATCGCGCTGCTGCATGTGGAACGGGCCCGTACGCTTCCCGTGCCGTGGCATACGGCTCACCGCTGGATCCGACAGGCGGCCTCCGGCGGGGTGAGCGGCGCAGACCACACGGGCCTCTACTTCGGCGCCCCTGCCCTCGCGTTTCTCCTGTATTCCGCGCCTGCCGCCTTCCACGCCGTCTACCACCCGGCGTGGACAACGCTGCACACCCATGTCACGGCGCTCGCCAACCGGCGCGTCGACGCCGCGTCGGCCCGGATGTTACGCGGCGAGTTGCCGGGCTTCGCCGAGTACGACATCTTCTACGGCCTCACCGGAATAGGGGCCTACTTCCTGCGCAGCGATCCCGGCGCCGGAGCCTTGGAGCGGATCCTGAGCTACCTGGTCTCCCTGACGCACCCGTCCGCGGGCAAGGGTCACCGCATGCCTGGCTGGTGGGTCGGTCACGACCCGCACCGTACGTACTCCTCCCGCTTCCCCGGCGGACACGGCAACTTCGGCGCGGCCCATGGCATGACCGGCCCGCTGATGCTCCTCGCCCAGTCCCTGCGGCGCGGCATCAGCGTGGACGGGCAGACGGAGGCCATTCTCTCCCTCTGCGCCCATCTGGACAGGTGGCGTCAGGAAGGCGCCGCCGGACCATGGTGGCCCGAGCATCTCACCGTCTCGGACGTCACCACAGGGCGGATCCACGCACCTGGCCCGGCCCGGCCGAGCTGGTGTTACGGCACACCCGGCATCGCCCGCGCCGGGCAGCTCGCCGGTATCGCCCTCGGCGACCGGGGCCTGCGGCACTTCTACGAGGATGCCCTGTACCGGTGCCTGTCCGACCCCGTACAACTGGCTCGGGTCACCGACACCAGCCTGTGCCACGGCTGGGCGGGCATCTACCAGACCGCGTTCCGGGCATCCTGTGACGCTCCCGGCTCACAACTGAGCCACCTGCTCGGTCCGTTGGGGGAGGCGTTGACCGCCAACGCCCGAGCGGGCTCGCCCCAGGGCCGGGGACTCCTGGAGGGAGACGCCGGCTGCGCCCTCGCCCTGACCACCCTCGCCGCCGGCCACTCACCGACCACCGGATGGGACGCATGTCTGCTGATCGACTGA
- a CDS encoding IS5 family transposase (programmed frameshift), protein MGRGDLMNREWSLLEPHLPSLGGRGGRWNDHRTVVNGILFRVRTGVPWRDLPERYGSWKTVYERHRRWSADGTWDRILHAVQADADLAGRIDWSMIGIDSTSCRAHQHAAGARKARPRIPKKRTTPRHHRPDEGLGRSRGGLTCKIHLAGEGGCRPMALLLTPGQWGDAPQMVEVLDRIRVPRPRGGRPRTRPDHVSGDKAYSSRRNRRYLRRRHIRHTIPEPKDQRANRQRRGSSGGRPAGFDRDRYRRRNEVERTINRLKNSRAVATRYDKRAYVFHGTVTAAAIRLWLRQ, encoded by the exons ATGGGTCGGGGGGATTTGATGAACCGCGAGTGGTCGTTGCTGGAGCCGCATCTGCCATCTCTGGGTGGCCGGGGCGGCCGGTGGAACGACCACCGCACCGTGGTCAACGGGATCCTCTTCCGGGTCCGGACCGGTGTCCCGTGGCGTGACCTGCCGGAACGCTATGGCTCGTGGAAGACCGTCTATGAACGGCATCGCCGCTGGTCGGCGGACGGTACCTGGGACCGGATCCTGCACGCGGTCCAGGCCGACGCCGACCTGGCCGGGCGGATCGACTGGTCGATGATCGGCATCGACTCGACGTCCTGCCGGGCCCATCAGCACGCGGCCGGCGCCCGCAAGGCCCGTCCGCGGATCCCGA AAAAAAGGACGACGCCCCGGCACCACCGCCCCGACGAGGGACTCGGACGGTCCCGGGGCGGCCTGACCTGCAAGATCCACCTCGCCGGCGAAGGCGGTTGCCGCCCCATGGCCCTCCTGCTCACGCCGGGTCAGTGGGGCGACGCCCCGCAGATGGTCGAGGTCCTGGACCGAATCCGGGTCCCCCGGCCACGGGGCGGACGCCCCCGAACCAGGCCCGACCACGTCAGCGGCGACAAGGCATACAGCTCCCGCCGAAACCGCCGCTACCTGCGAAGACGCCACATCCGGCACACGATCCCGGAACCGAAGGACCAGCGGGCCAACCGCCAACGCAGAGGCAGCAGCGGTGGCAGACCCGCCGGCTTCGACCGCGACCGCTACCGGCGCCGCAACGAGGTCGAGCGGACCATCAACCGGCTCAAGAACTCCCGCGCGGTCGCCACTCGTTACGACAAGCGGGCCTACGTCTTCCACGGCACCGTCACCGCCGCCGCGATCCGACTCTGGCTCCGCCAGTGA
- a CDS encoding helix-turn-helix domain-containing protein has translation MSAYPSSNVETARKAVAARLRELRLDAGLKGHELASRCGWHKSKTSRLESAATPPSDSDIRTWCEVCGVADQAADIIAASRTADSMYVAWQRLQRTGLRRLQESRVPLYERTRHFRGYASHVVPGLLQTPAYASALLSAVGRFHGAPDDTAEAVAARMNRSRVLHRGDRRFVLVVEESVLRYQIGDVRTMGGQLGHLLSVMSLASVSLGVIPLSARERGIWTLEAFNVFDEQRVHVELLSAQITVTAPSEVALYMRAFAELREMAVYGAEARGLITSAADSLT, from the coding sequence GTGTCCGCCTACCCGTCGTCCAACGTCGAGACTGCCCGCAAGGCTGTCGCGGCGAGGCTGCGTGAGCTGCGCTTGGATGCCGGGCTGAAGGGCCATGAGCTGGCTTCTCGCTGCGGCTGGCACAAGTCCAAGACGTCACGTCTGGAGAGCGCGGCCACTCCGCCGTCGGACAGCGACATCCGTACATGGTGCGAGGTTTGCGGCGTCGCCGACCAGGCTGCCGACATCATCGCGGCATCCCGCACCGCCGACTCCATGTATGTGGCGTGGCAGCGACTCCAGCGCACGGGGCTGCGCCGACTGCAAGAGTCCCGAGTGCCGCTGTACGAACGGACCCGGCATTTCCGGGGGTACGCCTCGCATGTGGTACCCGGGCTGCTCCAGACGCCCGCCTACGCTTCCGCCCTGTTGTCGGCCGTCGGACGGTTTCACGGCGCACCGGACGACACCGCCGAGGCGGTCGCCGCGCGTATGAACCGGTCCAGGGTTCTCCACAGGGGCGACCGTCGATTCGTTCTGGTCGTGGAGGAGTCCGTGCTGCGCTACCAAATCGGGGACGTGCGGACCATGGGCGGCCAGCTCGGGCACCTGCTGTCGGTGATGTCGCTGGCATCGGTCTCCCTGGGCGTCATCCCTCTCTCCGCGCGAGAGCGGGGCATCTGGACGCTTGAAGCGTTCAATGTCTTTGACGAGCAGCGGGTTCATGTGGAATTGCTGTCCGCTCAGATCACGGTCACCGCGCCCAGTGAGGTCGCGCTGTACATGAGGGCCTTCGCAGAGCTGCGGGAGATGGCCGTCTACGGTGCCGAGGCCCGTGGCCTGATCACGTCCGCCGCCGACTCGCTGACGTGA
- a CDS encoding DUF6879 family protein yields MPQSSVPKFSDLISDCHRSAVHLEMRDVYGVASEAEDFAEWQKYGRITPASVEGRRPWLDLVQGAVRRGVEIRRARVVSVPVSEYIRYEHAGTYLNVAAGEKVRWLPRRLASALVLPGNDLWLFDNRLIRFGHFGGDGSSAGHELCEDPAVIKQCSAAFESVWELSTPHEDFEV; encoded by the coding sequence ATGCCGCAGAGCAGCGTGCCAAAGTTCTCTGACCTGATCTCCGATTGTCATCGGTCCGCCGTGCATCTGGAGATGCGTGATGTCTACGGCGTCGCGTCGGAGGCCGAGGACTTCGCGGAGTGGCAGAAGTACGGACGGATCACGCCGGCTTCCGTGGAAGGACGGCGCCCGTGGCTCGACCTCGTACAAGGCGCGGTCCGGCGGGGTGTGGAGATCCGCAGGGCACGTGTGGTGTCCGTACCGGTGAGCGAGTACATACGGTACGAGCATGCCGGTACGTATCTCAATGTGGCGGCGGGCGAGAAAGTCCGGTGGCTGCCCCGTCGGCTCGCGTCGGCTCTTGTCCTTCCCGGAAACGATCTGTGGCTCTTCGACAACCGGCTGATTCGCTTCGGCCACTTCGGCGGCGACGGCTCTTCGGCCGGACACGAACTGTGTGAGGATCCGGCCGTGATCAAGCAATGCTCCGCGGCCTTCGAGTCGGTATGGGAACTGTCCACGCCACACGAGGATTTCGAAGTCTGA
- a CDS encoding thiopeptide-type bacteriocin biosynthesis protein produces MSADRLTEAARPPALGPIDRAVLDVLAGRDVVGTAHRSGVEPTNLADAVEVFRQAGHAALAEQAAVTDWWQVRIEFTEWANAEQTAVNHLEPLLRGAEGSGAISAWWFTRKHPCWRLRLRIKPGIGVRTDLGVALDHLVEGGHLRRWWPGIYEPESAAFGGRAGMSAAHRLFVADSREIVALARRDDVALGRRELSVMLCVIMMRAAGLEWYEQGDVWDRVIGEEQRSAVGDIPKERLREMAEHLRVLLLADTSADGPALAYGGPLAPVAAWAEAFRGTGLALAEAVHSGSLDRGLRRVLALHIIFHWNRLGLSIGQQSALAWAARTAILDPRWPVTTTA; encoded by the coding sequence ATGTCTGCTGATCGACTGACTGAGGCTGCGCGGCCACCGGCGCTCGGGCCCATCGACCGGGCCGTACTCGATGTCCTGGCAGGCCGGGACGTCGTCGGCACCGCACACCGGTCAGGGGTGGAACCGACAAACCTGGCGGACGCCGTGGAGGTGTTCCGGCAAGCCGGGCACGCGGCGCTCGCCGAGCAGGCCGCCGTCACCGATTGGTGGCAGGTCCGCATTGAGTTCACCGAGTGGGCGAACGCCGAGCAGACGGCCGTCAACCACCTGGAACCGCTGCTGCGCGGTGCCGAAGGGAGCGGCGCCATCAGCGCGTGGTGGTTCACCCGAAAGCATCCCTGCTGGCGCCTGCGGCTGCGCATCAAGCCCGGAATCGGCGTCAGGACCGACCTCGGGGTTGCGCTGGATCACCTTGTCGAAGGGGGCCACCTGCGCCGATGGTGGCCCGGCATCTACGAACCGGAGTCCGCTGCCTTCGGGGGCCGTGCCGGTATGTCGGCCGCGCACCGCCTTTTCGTCGCCGACAGCCGCGAAATCGTCGCCTTGGCAAGGCGCGACGATGTCGCCCTCGGCCGCCGCGAGTTGTCCGTCATGCTCTGCGTGATCATGATGCGCGCCGCAGGTCTTGAGTGGTACGAGCAGGGCGATGTGTGGGACCGCGTCATCGGCGAGGAACAGCGGTCAGCCGTCGGGGACATCCCCAAGGAACGCCTTCGCGAAATGGCTGAACACCTGCGTGTGCTGCTCCTCGCCGACACCTCGGCGGACGGCCCCGCCTTGGCCTACGGAGGACCGCTGGCACCTGTCGCCGCGTGGGCCGAAGCCTTCCGTGGCACCGGCCTCGCGCTTGCCGAAGCGGTCCACTCCGGATCCCTCGACCGTGGGCTTCGCCGCGTCTTGGCTCTCCACATCATCTTCCACTGGAACCGCCTCGGCCTGTCCATAGGACAGCAGAGCGCCCTGGCGTGGGCGGCACGTACGGCCATCCTTGATCCTCGATGGCCGGTGACGACTACGGCGTAA
- a CDS encoding GTPase family protein, with protein sequence MNFKQNFKRQLKASMDRTDGLSRAERAAVIQEYDAALDREKPPRLVLIGEAGVGKSTTINALFNAGQKVGHTRATTDRAEAVTVEEINGGKGSLEVVDMPGLGDDVANYDRYLDLYLRVLPTADAILWVHAAEDRMVHLVQQALFDIFSNSRPELIGRLVFGLNKADEMNPRDWNPSANLPSAGQLAALGEREQDFTAKVHRALPTWRGRAVSYSALRYYNLSALFKAMMYAVPEERRWVLEKRMDLADFTTLVDRKLLRAAEGRTLAEVTERPRPTPTPAPPPPPAPDAEDPAVPNSLPSAVDSAIAGLSETQWRKLSSDRDLFRAFLRNVEEQEKSG encoded by the coding sequence ATGAACTTCAAGCAGAACTTCAAACGTCAGCTCAAGGCGTCGATGGACCGGACCGACGGCCTGTCCCGGGCCGAGCGCGCGGCCGTGATCCAGGAGTACGACGCGGCGCTCGACCGGGAGAAGCCGCCCCGGCTCGTACTCATCGGGGAGGCGGGCGTCGGCAAGTCGACCACCATCAACGCGCTCTTCAACGCGGGCCAGAAGGTCGGCCACACACGGGCCACCACGGACCGCGCCGAGGCCGTCACCGTCGAGGAGATCAACGGGGGGAAGGGCAGCCTGGAGGTGGTCGACATGCCGGGCCTCGGCGACGACGTGGCCAACTACGACCGGTATCTCGATCTCTACCTGCGCGTTCTCCCGACGGCGGACGCCATCTTGTGGGTGCACGCGGCGGAGGACCGGATGGTCCACCTCGTACAGCAGGCGCTGTTCGACATCTTCAGCAACAGCCGCCCGGAGCTGATCGGCCGGCTGGTCTTCGGCCTCAACAAGGCCGACGAGATGAACCCGCGCGACTGGAACCCGAGCGCCAACCTCCCCTCGGCGGGGCAACTGGCGGCGCTGGGTGAACGGGAGCAGGACTTCACCGCGAAAGTCCACAGGGCGCTGCCGACATGGCGGGGCCGGGCGGTCTCGTATTCGGCGCTGCGCTATTACAACCTGTCGGCGCTGTTCAAGGCGATGATGTACGCCGTACCGGAGGAGCGGCGGTGGGTGCTGGAGAAGCGGATGGATCTGGCGGACTTCACCACGCTGGTGGACCGAAAGCTGCTTCGCGCGGCAGAGGGAAGGACACTCGCGGAAGTGACGGAACGGCCCCGTCCCACCCCCACCCCCGCGCCGCCTCCGCCTCCCGCGCCGGACGCTGAAGATCCCGCCGTACCCAATTCCCTCCCGAGTGCCGTGGATTCGGCGATCGCGGGGTTGTCGGAGACGCAGTGGCGGAAGCTGAGTTCCGACCGGGACCTGTTCCGCGCGTTCCTCCGGAACGTGGAAGAGCAGGAGAAGAGCGGATGA
- a CDS encoding FxLD family lanthipeptide → MIDGPTALAARPDGAAQDDDFAPLDIKIVVAVHPIGKLMCATNDGCGQTCANGASACSSFIEDPA, encoded by the coding sequence ATGATCGACGGTCCTACCGCACTGGCCGCGCGGCCGGACGGCGCCGCTCAGGACGACGACTTCGCACCGCTCGACATCAAGATCGTCGTTGCCGTCCACCCGATCGGGAAGCTCATGTGCGCCACGAATGACGGCTGCGGCCAGACGTGCGCGAACGGTGCCTCCGCATGCAGCTCGTTCATCGAGGATCCGGCCTGA
- a CDS encoding VOC family protein — translation MAINRMNHAVLYVRDVERSAAFYRDVLDFREVMSMAGRAVFLQAPGSTNDHDLGLFALGAQAGDSTAGRTTVGLYHLAWEVDTLSDLEEYQARLADAGALVGASDHGTTKSLYAHDPDGLEFEIAWIIPANLLDDEARAARTRIGPLDLAQEKRRYGADTQGGVGISIPAPSVTP, via the coding sequence ATGGCCATCAACCGCATGAACCACGCAGTCCTGTACGTACGCGATGTCGAGCGCAGCGCCGCCTTCTACCGCGATGTGCTGGACTTCCGCGAAGTGATGTCCATGGCGGGCCGGGCGGTCTTCCTCCAGGCCCCCGGCTCCACCAACGACCACGACCTCGGCCTCTTCGCCCTGGGCGCCCAGGCCGGCGACAGCACCGCCGGCCGCACCACGGTCGGGCTCTACCACCTGGCCTGGGAGGTCGACACCCTCTCCGACCTGGAGGAATACCAAGCGCGACTCGCGGACGCCGGCGCCCTGGTGGGCGCCAGCGACCACGGCACCACGAAGAGCCTGTACGCACACGACCCGGACGGCCTGGAGTTCGAGATCGCCTGGATCATCCCCGCCAACCTCCTAGACGACGAAGCCCGCGCCGCCCGCACCCGCATAGGCCCCCTCGACCTCGCCCAAGAGAAGCGCCGCTACGGAGCGGACACGCAAGGCGGCGTGGGCATCTCCATCCCGGCGCCGAGCGTTACGCCGTAG